A DNA window from Aureibaculum sp. 2308TA14-22 contains the following coding sequences:
- a CDS encoding sodium:solute symporter family protein — MSNIDYITIIVFSLLIVMAGLAFRKRGSDMKSYFAAGGSVPWSISGLSLFMSFFSAGTFVVWGSIAYELGWVAITIQMAMCLGGFFVAYLIAPKWRKTNSLTAAEFVRNRLGDKTQKFYTYLILILSLGYSGAFLYPVAKIINVSTGFSITACVIVLGLLILLYTVVGGLWAVIITDVLQFVILTAAVFIVVYLSLQEVGGLNAFIDKAPDNFFDWTTTEYSWGFIAAFAIYNTIFIGGNWAYVQRYTSVKDAKSAKKVGLTFGWLYLLSPFIWMLPPMIYKVLSPTLGGLENEGAYLLVCKEVLPLGMLGLMLGGMVFATASSVNTTLNLAASVITNDIFKTLKPKATLKQTMGVAKLSTILFGIGTIGVALLVPAAGGIVNMVLTIGAVTGCSLYGPPIWALFSKRHTGRSILRISLISLTINIAFMLFAEPVLGEKLSRANEMLLGALLPFALLFVYELYAKFKEIDESEDYKMYLEKASKITEEDKEEASTEQNTFGIKVLAITLMAVGILILILGIMAKESNGIVLVMGSIVILAALIIHPKIKFSSGKN, encoded by the coding sequence ATGAGCAACATAGATTATATCACCATAATAGTGTTTTCCTTATTAATTGTAATGGCTGGTTTAGCCTTTAGAAAAAGGGGGTCAGACATGAAGTCGTATTTTGCTGCTGGAGGCTCAGTACCTTGGTCTATAAGTGGCTTATCGTTATTTATGAGTTTCTTTTCAGCAGGAACTTTTGTGGTTTGGGGATCAATAGCTTATGAGCTAGGTTGGGTAGCTATTACCATCCAAATGGCTATGTGTTTAGGAGGTTTTTTTGTGGCTTATTTAATAGCACCTAAATGGCGTAAGACCAATAGTTTAACAGCGGCTGAATTTGTAAGGAACAGATTGGGGGATAAAACCCAAAAATTTTACACCTATTTGATACTTATACTATCATTAGGATATTCTGGAGCATTTTTATATCCTGTGGCTAAAATAATAAATGTATCTACTGGATTTTCTATTACAGCTTGCGTTATAGTTTTAGGATTACTTATTTTATTATATACTGTTGTTGGGGGATTATGGGCAGTAATTATAACAGATGTTTTACAATTCGTCATATTAACAGCAGCTGTATTCATTGTGGTATATTTATCCTTACAGGAAGTTGGTGGGTTAAATGCTTTTATTGATAAGGCACCGGATAATTTTTTCGATTGGACTACAACAGAGTACTCTTGGGGTTTTATAGCAGCTTTTGCTATATATAATACTATTTTTATTGGTGGTAATTGGGCTTATGTACAGCGCTATACTAGTGTTAAAGATGCTAAAAGTGCTAAAAAAGTAGGGCTTACTTTTGGATGGCTATATTTATTAAGTCCTTTTATTTGGATGTTACCACCTATGATCTATAAAGTTTTAAGCCCAACATTAGGGGGGTTAGAAAATGAAGGAGCTTATTTACTGGTTTGTAAAGAAGTATTGCCATTAGGGATGTTAGGACTAATGTTAGGAGGTATGGTATTTGCTACAGCTAGTTCTGTAAACACAACTTTAAATTTAGCAGCATCAGTTATTACTAATGATATTTTTAAAACCTTAAAACCCAAGGCTACACTTAAACAAACTATGGGTGTAGCAAAACTCTCTACTATTTTATTCGGTATTGGCACTATTGGGGTTGCGTTGTTAGTGCCAGCAGCAGGAGGGATAGTAAATATGGTATTAACAATTGGAGCTGTAACAGGATGTTCACTATATGGGCCACCAATTTGGGCTCTATTCTCAAAAAGGCATACAGGAAGATCTATTTTAAGAATCAGTTTAATAAGTCTTACTATTAATATAGCATTTATGCTTTTTGCCGAACCGGTGTTGGGCGAAAAATTATCAAGAGCAAACGAAATGCTTTTAGGAGCTCTTCTGCCTTTTGCTTTGTTGTTTGTTTATGAGTTGTATGCCAAATTTAAAGAAATTGATGAGAGTGAAGATTATAAAATGTATTTAGAAAAAGCTTCTAAGATAACAGAAGAAGATAAAGAAGAAGCATCAACAGAGCAAAATACCTTTGGTATAAAAGTTTTAGCTATAACTCTAATGGCTGTTGGCATACTAATATTAATTTTAGGAATAATGGCAAAAGAATCCAACGGCATTGTTTTAGTTATGGGTAGCATTGTTATCTTAGCAGCACTAATCATTCACCCAAAAATAAAGTTTAGTTCAGGAAAAAATTAA